Sequence from the Desulfovibrio sp. UIB00 genome:
TTTGCCGCCGCGATCCATCAGTTCCAGCTCAAAGCCGGAGGAAGTGCCAAGCTCCATGACCGCCGGGGGCGACATCACAACTATTTCCGCCCCGGCTATGGATGAAAACCGTTCCGTGGAGCGCTCCATCACGTCAGAGGCGCTCTGCCCCGGGCCGCGTTTGCTCCAGTCCTTGAGCAGGGGAAGCACCATGGCCGAGTTCTGGCCGGTACCGCTGAATCCCCAGCCGATAACGCTCATGACGCTTTCTATGGAATCCTTTTCGTCGTTGCGAAAGTAGGCATCGACCTCTTTGACAATCTTTTCCGTGCGCTCCAGTGACGCGCCCGGCGGCAACTGCACGTCAACATACAGTATTCCCTGATCTTCATCCGGCAAAAATGCCGAAGGCAAAAGCAGAAACAAGGCCAGACACCCTGCCGCCAATGCCGCAAACACTACGCCCCACCGCAAGGGCCGCCGCACCATGCCGCTCACGCCAAGGCTGTAGCGTTCCGTAAAGGCCGCAAACCATCGGTTGAAGCGCCCAAAGAAGCCCTCCCCCGTTCCACTCACATGCGCGCGCAGCATGGTGGCGCACAGGGCAGGCGTGAGTACAATGGCGACCACCACGGAAAGTACCATTGACGCAACAATGGTCACGGAAAACTGCCGGAAGATTGCCCCGGTGGAACCGGGCATAAAGGCCATGGGAACAAAGACGGCGGATATGACCACGGCAACGCCCACAAGCGCCCCGGTTATCTGCCGCATGGATTTGAGCGCGGCCTCTTTTGGGGCAAGCCCCTCATTGCGCATGAGGCGTTCCACATTTTCCACCACAACAATGGCGTCATCCACCAAAAGGCCGATAGCCAGCACCATGCCGAACATAGTCAGCGTGTTGATGGAAAAACCCGTTGCCGCAAATACCGCGAACACTCCGAGCAGCACCACAGGTACGGCAATGGCCGGAATAAGCGTGGCGCGATAGCTCTGCATGAACACAAACATCACCGCCACCACAAGCGCGATGGCCTCAAACAGGGTACGCACAACCGAGCGTATGGATTTTTCCACAATAGGCGCGCGGTCATCAGCATAGGCATACTTGAGCCCCGGCGGGAAAAAGCTGGCGAGCGACTGCAATTCGGCCTTGATGCCCCTGGTAGTTTGCAGAACGTTGGCCCCCGATGAAAGCTTGAAAGCCAGCCCCGTACCAGCATGCCCGTTGAAAAATGTGGTGCCCATGGAACTTTCTTCATTCAGTTCGATGCGGGCAACCTCCTTGAGCAGTACTGCGGAGCCGTTTTCTTCCACCCGCAGTTGAATCTGTTCAAACTGTTCCGCTGTTTCCAGGCTGGATGAGGCGTTGATGGCAATATTGATCTCCTGCCCCGGCATGGCTGGCGCAGCCCCCACCTGACCGCCAGCAACCTGGGCGTTCTGGGCGCGCACGGCAGCAACAACGTCCTGCGGATTCAGCTTGTACTGGCGCATTTTGTCCGGATCGCACCAAATACGCATGGCATTTTGAAAACCATACAGGGTGATTGCGCCAACGCCCTGAACGCGGCTCAAGGGGTCAACCAGCGAGCTTGCCACATAGTCGCTTATGTCGTTGGGGCGCATGGTGTCGCTGGCATCGTAAAAAGCCACTGTCATGAACGAATTGTCCACGGCTTTGGACGTCTGAACGCCCTGCCGCTGCACGGTATCTGGCAACAGGGAAAGAGCCTGCTGCACCTTGTTCTGCACCTGCACCTGCGCCGTATCGGCATCCGTGCCCGCTGCAAAGGTGAGGATAATTTCCGTATCGCCGGAGGAACTGCTGGTTGATTTCATGTGCAGCAGGTTGTCCAGGCCTTTTATCTGCTGCTCAATTATCTGCGTGACGCTGCGGTCAACAATGGACGCGGTCGCTCCTGTGTACTGGGCCGAGATGGATATCTGCGGCAGGGCGATATCCGGGTAATGCGCAATGGGGAGCCTGCCAAGAGCAAGCAGCCCGGCCAGCATAATGATGATGGCAATCACCCAGGCGAAGATTGGGCGATTGATGAAAAAAGCTGCCATACCCTACCGCACCTCGGTGGCAGACGCCGCATGGGCGCCCTTGGCCTGCGATGCTTGCACAGGTACGCCCCGAACAAGCTCGCCGGGGGCCGCTTTCTGGAAGCCCTCAACCACCAGCAGGTCGCCAGCGCTGAGGCCCGCGCCCACAATCCAGCGGTTGCCGTATGCGCGGTCAATGCTCACATCGCGCCGCGTCAGACGAAAAATCCCGTCTTCCGCGCCCTCTTTCTGCAAGACGTAAACAGAGTGCCCGCCAGTGTTGTTCACAAAGGCGGCCCCCTGCGGGATCAGCACGGCCTTGTCCACCGAGCCTTCTTCAATAGCGGCCTTAACGTACATGCCCGGCAGCAGCAGCCCGTCAGGATTATCGACCACAGCCCTCAGCCTTATGCTCCCCGTGCTCTGCGCCACAGATATTTCAGAAAACAGCAGGTCGCCCTGTATCCAGGCCGATTCGCCAGCATGCGCTGCTGTGACCACTGGCGTATAGGGCGAGCCGTCTTCAAGCGTCAGGCGGATTTTTGCTGTATCGCCGTTGGCGGATATGCGGCCCTGCGCAAGGGCGCGGCGCAGGCGGATAGCCTCCGCGCTGGATTGCGTCATATCAATATAGACTTGGTCAATCTGCTGAATGACGGCCAGAGGGGACGACTGGTTGGCAGTAACCAGAGCGCCGACCGTAACGGCAGAGGCCCCAATGCGGCCTGACACCGGGGCTTTTATTTCCGTATAGGCGAGGTTGATGGCCGCTGTTTCAAGCTCAGCCTCCGCCCTGGCAACGCGGGCGCGGGCCTGACCGTGCTGCGAGATGGAATTGTCCAGCTCCTGCTGGCTGACGGCGTATTGCTTGATCAGCGTCCGCTGGCGTTTTTCCAGCAGGGCAATGGCGGTAACAGCGGCCTTTGCCTCAGCAAGCGATGCTCTGGCTGTGGCGTGGGCCGCCTGATAGATGGCCGGGTCTATGCGGTACAAGACCTGCCCTTTTTTTATATCGGCACCCTCTTCAAACAGGCGCTCAATGATAATGCCGTCAACCTGAGGCCGAACCTCCGCCGTCACCAGCGCGGACACTCTCCCCGGCAGCGTACTGCCCAGGGTCAGCTTTTCTTCACCCAGCACAAGGTATTGCACCTCGGCATGGGCTGGGCCAGACACCTCCTCCTTGGTGCATCCAAGGGCGAGCACCGTCAGCCCCAAGGGCACGAGCAGCCACAGTCGAAATTTTTTCATACTAAACCAGCGCATTACAAACACCTCTGCTCTTGTATGGGCAAACAACCTCGGGCTTGCCCTTTTGCCTGTAATTTGCCAGCGTAAACTATACAGTTACTTTAGAGTCAAGGGAAAAATGAAATGAAAAAGAATCTGCTCACCTCAGGCGAATTTGCCAGCCTGTGCGGCACGCAAAAAGGCACCCTGCTGTTCTACGAAAAAGAGGGGTTGCTGAAACCCAAGCACGTTTCAGAAAACAGGTACCGCCGATACGGGATTGAGCAGTATTTTGAATTTGACCTGCTCTCCATGCTCAAGGAGGTCGGCAGTTCGCTGAAGGAAATCAAGGCGCACCTGCACAACATGAACGGCGAGGACTTCCTGTCATTCTTGCAGGAAAAACAGCGCAACACAGAAAAGGAACTGCGCCAG
This genomic interval carries:
- a CDS encoding efflux RND transporter periplasmic adaptor subunit, yielding MKKFRLWLLVPLGLTVLALGCTKEEVSGPAHAEVQYLVLGEEKLTLGSTLPGRVSALVTAEVRPQVDGIIIERLFEEGADIKKGQVLYRIDPAIYQAAHATARASLAEAKAAVTAIALLEKRQRTLIKQYAVSQQELDNSISQHGQARARVARAEAELETAAINLAYTEIKAPVSGRIGASAVTVGALVTANQSSPLAVIQQIDQVYIDMTQSSAEAIRLRRALAQGRISANGDTAKIRLTLEDGSPYTPVVTAAHAGESAWIQGDLLFSEISVAQSTGSIRLRAVVDNPDGLLLPGMYVKAAIEEGSVDKAVLIPQGAAFVNNTGGHSVYVLQKEGAEDGIFRLTRRDVSIDRAYGNRWIVGAGLSAGDLLVVEGFQKAAPGELVRGVPVQASQAKGAHAASATEVR
- a CDS encoding efflux RND transporter permease subunit — encoded protein: MAAFFINRPIFAWVIAIIIMLAGLLALGRLPIAHYPDIALPQISISAQYTGATASIVDRSVTQIIEQQIKGLDNLLHMKSTSSSSGDTEIILTFAAGTDADTAQVQVQNKVQQALSLLPDTVQRQGVQTSKAVDNSFMTVAFYDASDTMRPNDISDYVASSLVDPLSRVQGVGAITLYGFQNAMRIWCDPDKMRQYKLNPQDVVAAVRAQNAQVAGGQVGAAPAMPGQEINIAINASSSLETAEQFEQIQLRVEENGSAVLLKEVARIELNEESSMGTTFFNGHAGTGLAFKLSSGANVLQTTRGIKAELQSLASFFPPGLKYAYADDRAPIVEKSIRSVVRTLFEAIALVVAVMFVFMQSYRATLIPAIAVPVVLLGVFAVFAATGFSINTLTMFGMVLAIGLLVDDAIVVVENVERLMRNEGLAPKEAALKSMRQITGALVGVAVVISAVFVPMAFMPGSTGAIFRQFSVTIVASMVLSVVVAIVLTPALCATMLRAHVSGTGEGFFGRFNRWFAAFTERYSLGVSGMVRRPLRWGVVFAALAAGCLALFLLLPSAFLPDEDQGILYVDVQLPPGASLERTEKIVKEVDAYFRNDEKDSIESVMSVIGWGFSGTGQNSAMVLPLLKDWSKRGPGQSASDVMERSTERFSSIAGAEIVVMSPPAVMELGTSSGFELELMDRGGKGHAALLTAKDALLESAAKSAAVTSVRYSGMADTEQYDLVIDNSKAGAYGLTRAEINSAISAYWAGEYINDFSDKGRTKKVYFQAEPSVRSGIGDFSRFYLRNTKDEMVPFSSFIGVKSVLASPSLTRYQGIPSVKIEGAAAPGQSTGQAMAAMEKSAASLPPGFDYAWTGLSYQQRVSASQAPLLYAVSIIVVFLCLAALYESWTIPLAVLLAVPTGIVGALGGVYLRGMNNDIYLQIALLTIIGLSAKNSILIVEFAREMHRGGKDLVAATVEASRLRLRPIIMTSLCFILGVVPLALSSGAGSGAQNALGTAVLTGMITATGLGIYYTPLFFIVVNRFFSGKLRRKGPSAEPAAQQEQH